CGGTGCGTTGCCAGCAGGCGTGTTGAGCATGAGCACCCGGGCTCCCTGGCGACGGGCCCACAGTGCGGCCGTTCGCACCAGTGATCGACCGATCCCGTTGCCCTGGGCGACCGGGTCGACGGCGACCCTCTGCAGGTATGCCATGGAGCTGCCGACACCGCTCACCGAGTAGCCGCACAGCCCGCCCGACTCGTTGCGCACCACATGGAAAATCGACCGGGGCGTCGCCGAGATCGCTTCCATGAAGGCCTGGCGGTCGAACTGCCAAAAGTCGTTGAAGGCGGCGGCATCGACGCGAAGAGCCTCCTCGTAGTCGTCCTCGTCTCCGACGATGACCAGGTGGTCGGGTGCTCCGATCCGATCGAGAGACTTGCGCATGAGTGCCAGGTCCTGGTGGTGCTCGAATGAAGCGTCATGCCATATCTGCTGGGCGGCGCGGGGCAGGGGTGGTGACAGGACCCGGCTGTGGGCGATCTCGTCGATCGCCTCGACGCAGTCGACGATGAACCCGGCTCCACCACCGCGCACCGGTCGGAGATGGGCCATCGGAACGACGCCGTTCCAGGGGCGCGAGTCGGCCTTCGACCAGCCCTTACGGAGTGTGATCGGTCCGGGCCAGGAGCCCTCGACGCGCATGCCGACTATCACGCCGCGGATGGTAGAGACGCGCGAGAGGTGGTCCGAATCGGTAACCACCGGATACCAACTACCCGCTCAACGCTCAACGCTCAACGCACAGACCTGAACTCTCTGGCGTTAAGCGTTAAGCGTTAAGCGTTGAGCGTCATCTTTCAGCGTTCAGCGTCGTCGGACGAAGCGTTGAGCGTTGAGCGATCCGTACCATCTCCTCTCATGGCCGTTCTCCTGTACCACCACCAGTCGATGATGGATCACGACACCGGGCATGGTCATCCCGAGCGGTCGGCGCGGCTCGATGCGGTGCTGCGTGGGGCGCGGCGTGTTCCCGGTGTGGTGGAGAGACAGGCGCCGCTCGCCGATGGGTCCGACCTGCACCTGGTCCACGAAGCCCCTTACGTGGACGCGATCGAGCGGTTCTGTGCCGACGGTGGGGGGCAGGCCGACCCGGACACGGTGGCCTCGACGGGATCGTGGGAGGCGGCGCTGCGAGCAGCCGGGTCCGGCGTCGCCGCCATCGCCGCCATCGGTGCCCAGGAGGCGAGGGATGCCTTTCTGGCGGTGCGACCTCCCGGACACCACGCTCTGGCCGCTCGGGCGATGGGATTCTGCTTCTTCAACAACGCGGCGGTGGCCGCGGCCCGCCTGCGGCGCGACGGTCGGAGGGTGGCGATTGTGGACTGGGATGTTCACCACGGCAATGGAACCCAGGACACGTTCTACGCGGATGACGGCGTGCTCTACCTGTCGTTGCACCAATCACCGTTCTATCCCGGGACCGGATCGGTGTCCGAGGTCGGTGTGGGGGCGGCTGCGGGAGTCACGGTCAACATCCCGCTGCCCGCTGGCACCGACGGGGCCGGGTATGCCACCGCCTGGAGTCGCATCGTGGATCCGGTCCTCGACGAGTTCTCCCCGGACTGGCTGATCGTCAGTGCCGGGTACGACGCCCATCGCAACGATCCGCTGGCCGGCATGCTCCTGGAGGCCGCCGACTACGGGTGGATGGCGTCGCGGTTAGCTCAACGCGACCTGCCGACGCTTGTCTTCCTGGAGGGCGGCTACGACCTGACCGCCCTCGAGGATTCGGTGGAGGCGACGCTGCTCGGGCTCGGCGACACCGCCTTCACTCCGGAGACCGGTGGGGCACTCATCCCCGAGGCCGCCATTGACCGTGCCGCCGCTGCCGCATCAGTGAGGTGGGAGACCGTTCAAGGGCCCTGAGGATCGTGCCGATGGGTGAGCATGATGTCTTTTGCCCCACCATCCTCCATGAACGAGCTGATCGCCGCCGCCACCGCGGCCGGTGCCTCCGACCTCCACATCAAAGCTGGCCGACCCCCGATGGTGCGGATAGAAGGCGAACTCTCCCCGATCGGCGATGCGGCCTTCACCGACGAGCGGACCGAGGCCCTGCTGTGGAGCATCCTGCCCGACCGGCTCCACCTGGAGTTCAAGGAGCACAACGAGGCCGACTTTGCCTTCGGAACCGATGAGGGTGAGCGCATTCGCGTCAACGCCTTCCGTCAACAGGGGAGGGTGAGCATCGCCGTCCGCATCCTCCGGCGCGCCACCATGGATTTCGAGAGCCTGGGTCTTCCGTCGGTGATCGGCAATGTCATCGAGGAGCGCAACGGCCTCATCCTGGTCACCGGGCCCACCGGCACCGGGAAGTCCACGACGCTGGCGGCCATGATCGATGCGATCAACACGAGGCGCGCCGTCAACATCATCACGGTGGAGGATCCGGTCGAGTTCCTCCACACCGACAAGAAGGCGATGATCCACCAACGTGAGGTGGGGATGGACACCTCCGGGTTCGCCGAGGCGATGCGCCGGGTGCTGCGACAGGATCCCGACGTCATCCTGATCGGCGAAATGCGCGACATGGAGACCATCAGCGCCGCCCTGAAGGCAGCCGAGACCGGCCACCTCGTGCTGTCCACGCTGCACACGATCGACGCCGCCGAGACGATCAACCGGATCCTCGACGTGTTCCCCGGGGACCATCAGCGTCAGGTCCGCCTCATGCTCGCCGGGGCGCTGCGCGCGATCATCAGCCAGCGTCTCATCCCCACGGTGAGCGGTAAGCGGCTTCCCGCGGTCGAGGTGCTGATCAACACCGATCGTGTCAAGGAGCGGATCGCCGATCCGGCGCTGACCCATGAGATCCCCGACGTGATCGCCGAAGGCGGTTACTACGGGATGGAAACCTTCGATCAGTCGATCCTGCGCATGATCTCATCGGGTGCGGTGTCGCTGGACAAGGGGATGCGATACGCCAGCAACCCCGCCGACCTCAAGATCCGCGCCCAGCAGCTGGGGATCATTCCGACTTAGCGAGCCTTCGGCCGCTAAGTCCGCGATTCGCAATTCGCGGTTCGCTATTCGCCAGACGGCGCTAGGCCCCCGCGAGTGATCCAGTGCGTCCTGCGAATTGCTAATTGCTAATTGCGAATTGCTCATCTTTGTACCATCCGTCCCATGTTTCCCCCACGGCTGGCTTCGCTCGTCGACGCGTCCGGGGTGCCGATGCAGGTTGCCCGACGCTTCGCCGATCGTGGCATCGAGGTGTTTCTCGTCGGGGGCAGTATTCGCGACGCGCTGCTCGGTCTGCCTGTCGTCGAGTTCGACTTCGCCACACCGGCGCCACCGGACGAGGTCCACGAAGCGCTCACGGGATGGGCGGGCTCGGTGGTGACCATCGGTCAGGAGTTCGGGACCATCGGGTGTCGCGTCGATGGCGCCAGCGTCGAGGTCACCACGTTCCGGTCGGAGCGCTACCGCGACGACAGTCGCAAGCCCTTGGTCGAGTTCTCCGACGACCTCGAGTCCGACCTTTCCCGGCGTGACTTCACCGTCAATGCGCTCGCCCTCCGGCTGCTACCGGAACCGGACATGGTGGACCCGCACGGGGGGCTCTTGGATCTGGGCGCCGGGGTACTACGGACCCCGCTCGACCCTGAGATCTCGTTCGGGGACGATCCGCTGCGGATGCTGCGCCTGTTCCGATTCGTCTCCACCATCGGCTTCGCTCCCGAGGGAGCGACCCTCGCCGCGGCCACGGCGATGGTGGATCGGATCGAGATCGTGAGCGCCGAGCGGGTCCGCGAGGAATTCGATCGCCTCATCTGCGGTCCGAACGCCGAGGCGGCACTGTGGGGGCTCGTCGAATCGGGACTCGCCGGCCACATCGTCCCCGAGGTGGCCGCTCTCGGTGAGGAGCACGATCCGCTTCACCGACACAAGGACGTCCTGGCGCACACCATCGCCGTGGTGGCCAAGTGCCCCGCCGATGATCGGATCGTCCGGCTCGCCGCCCTGTTCCACGACATCGGCAAGCCGGACACACGGGTCATCGAGGGCCGGACGGTGTCTTTCCATCACCACGAGGTGGTCGGCGCCCGGATGACGAAGGCGCGGATGCGTGCGATGCGCTATTCGAACGAGGACATCTCCGACGTATCCTCGCTGGTGTATCTGCACATGCGGCCGCACACCTTCAAGATGGGATGGTCCGACCGGGCGGTTCGCCGATACGTGCGCGATGCCGGAGACCTTCTCGACAGTCTCAACACCCTGGTTCGCTGCGACGTGACCACGGCCAACGAGAAGAAGGTCCGCCAAATCCAGCGGGGTATCGACGAGCTGGAGACCCGCATCGCCGACCTGCGCGAGCGTGAGGAGCTCGAGTCGATCCGTCCTCCGCTCGACGGGAACCAGGTGATGGCGTACCTGGACCTCCCCCCGGGTCCCCTGGTCGGCAAGGCTCTCGACATGCTCCTCGAGCATCGACTCGATCACGGCCCCTTTTCGGAGGAGGAGGCGTATCGGCTTCTCGACGGGTGGGAAAGTGGCGAGTAGCGAGTAGCGAGGGGCCAGTGACCACTGGCCAGCTACCAGCTACCGGCCAGACCGAAAGACGGTTGACGGTTGACTCTTGACGGTCGACCATGCCCCCATGCATCCCCGTGCCACTCGCAGCCTGGCCGCCCTTGCTGAGACGCTGTTTCCCGGCTCCTCGGTCATGCCCGGCTCGGTCGGTCTACGCGTGGTCGAACGGTATGACGGCGAGATCCTCGACTGGCTCCCCGATCCGACCGCCCGACGGGATCTCATCCGATTCCTGCGCCTCCTCGACACGCGGCTCGGGGTGCTGTTCCACGGCCGCCTTCGTCCCTTCGCCGACCTCGACCCGGCAGGGAGGGAGGCCGCGGTTCGTCGGATGGCGCGGTCGCCAATCGGTCAAGTCCGGCTGGCCATCAAGGCTCTGAAAGGAACGCTCGGGTCGCTCTACATGAACCCGCCGCCGGGCCACGACGGCGACTGGGCTCCTTGGCAGGCGATCGGGTATCACCCGGGGCAGCCGGTGCCAGTTCCCACCCATGACCGGCTATCGGTCACCGGGGTTGAGGCGGAGGCTGTGTGGACCACGGACGTCGTGGTGGTCGGTTCCGGGGCCGGGGGTGGCACCGCCGCCGCGGTGCTTGCCGGGGCTGGCCTCGGGGTCGTCCTGATAGAGAAGGGTGACTATCTGGACCGGGCGGATTTTCCTCGCCGGGAGGGCGATGCTCTGCGGGCCATGTATCTGGACGCCGCCCTCGGGACGACGACCGATGGGGGGATCACACTGCTCGCCGGCGCCACCGTGGGTGGGGGGACGGTGGTCAACTACTCGACCGCCTTCCCGACCCCCGATCGGCTAAGAAAGCAGTGGGATGACGAGGCCGGGTTCCATGGGGTGTTCACCGGCGACGCCTTCGACCGTGCACTCGAGGCCGTACAACGCCGGGTCGGGGTCACCTGGGACGAGAGCTTGCCGTCGCGTCGCGACACGCTCCTCGAGAGCGGGCTGCGTGCCCGCGGCTGGCATGTGGACCGCCTTCCCCGAAACGTGCGGGGGTGTGAACCATCGGAGTGCGGCAACTGCAGCATGGGATGTCGCCTCGGCGCGAAGCAGTCCGGTCTGGAGACCTGGCTCCGGGATGCGGTGGCCTCGGGGGCGACCATGGTGCCGGGCGCGGAGGCCACGCGGATCCTCGTCGAGGGCGGCCGGGCGGTCGGTGTCGTGGTGCGGTCGGCGGCCGGATCGATGATCATCCGGGCGCGAGCCGTCATCCTCGCCGCCGGAGCCCTACATACGCCGGCGCTCATGGTGCGCAGTGGCATCACCGGTGCTGCGGTCGGCCGCCACCTGACCCTGCACCCGGTGACCGCGGTGTGGGGGCGGTACCCGGAACCGGTGGACCAATGGACGGGGATCCTCCAGGCGAGATACTCGGACGAGTTCGCCGACCTCGACGGCGAGGGGTACGGGTTCAAGTTCGAGACCACCGCGGTCCATCAGTCGTTCCCACCATTGCTGTTCGGCTTCGAGTCTGGTGCCTCGCTCATGCACGATCTCGCCCGGCTCCGGTACTGGTACCCCATCGGGATCCTGTTGCGGGATCGTGGCACAGGCCGGATGACGATCGGCCGGGATGGAACGGCGCGCTGGCGATATCGGTTCGACCGGACTGATTTGCGGCATCTCGGGGTGGCTGTCGAGAAGGCCGCAGCGGTCCACGCGGCTGCCGGCGCCGAGGAGGTGCTGTCGTCGACGCTGCAGCCGGTGCGCTGGACTCCGACGAGCGGGGGGACCGAGTCGGGCTTCGCCTCCCAGGTGGCCGCCGCCGGACTCGGTGCCAACCGCACGGTGTATGTGTCGTTCCACCAGATGTCGTCGGCCCGAATGGGTTCAAACCCGGACGAGTCGGTCGTCGGTCTCTGGAACGAGGCCCACGCCGTGCCGGGACTGTTCGTGATGGATGGCTCGGCCTTCCCGACGGCCTCCGGTGTCAATCCCGCGCTGACCATCCAGGCGGTGGCCCATCGGGCAGCCACCATGCTGGCAGAGCGCCTCGCCTGAGTGGCTGCTCAGACGTGCTTGACGTACCTGGTGGCCACGGCGTTCGCCGTCTGCAGCGCCGCGCCGTGGCCGGTCACGGCCGTCAGGAAGGCATCGCGTTCGATCGTGCGAACGGTGAGGGGAGCGGTAGCGGTGACCGTCGCCGTTCGCGGGATGTCGGTCAGGAGGGCGATCTCGCCGAAGAAGTCCCCCGGACCCAGTTCGTGCACCGGGCGTCCATCGATCGACACCGAGGCGGAGCCGGACTCGATGACGTAGAACCGGTCGCCCTGATCTCCTTTGCGAAACACGATGGTGCCGTCGGCGAGGGTGAGGGTCTCCGACTCCCGGGCGAGGGTCTCCATGACACGGTGCCTGAGCGGTGTGAAGAAGGACACACCGGAGAGCAGGCGGAGTCCCTCCGGGGCCAGCGCCACCGAGTCGATCCGTCGGAGACCGGCGAGGGCGAGGATGGTGACGCCGGTCACGAAGCCACCGATGATCGCCAGTCCGGCCCGTAGTCCCACCGTTTCCATGAGCAGCGGCATCGCCAGCGAACCGAGGGCCATGCTGGCGATGAGGGCGCTCTCCATCGCGCCGAACACCCGGCCCATCACCTCGTCGGGCACCAGGCGCTGCAAGATGGTGTAGGCGTTGACGTCGACGATCGAGTTGGCCAGGCCGATCATGACCATGGCAGCGATGGCGGCGGTCAGGTTCGGCCAGATGGCGATGAGGAGGAGCGGGGCCGACCACAGGATCACGCCCAGTCCGAAGTCTCCGGCGAGGCGTCCCCTGGTGGCGAGGAGCAGGGCGACGAACCCGCCGAGCAGGCCTCCCACCCCGAGGACCGAGTCGAGGAGACCAACGCCCGATTCACCGATCTCGAGCATGTCGAGGGCGATGGCCACACCGAACACGAGGGAGGCCCCGGCGACGATCGTCTGCGCGGCATAGACCCCGACCAGGATGCGCAGGTCGCGGCTCGAGAGGATCAACCGACACCCGGCGAGCACGCTCTCGTCCTTTGGTTCTTGATCCTCGTCGCCGTCGGTGCCGTCGATCACCCGGTCGGGAACCCTCAGCCGGATCACCATGGCGAGGGACCAGGCGAAGGTGAGCACGTTGAACAGGTACACCGTCGAGAGGTCGGTTACCGCGAGGAGCAGGCCGGCGATCGCCGGGCCCAGGAAGAAGCCAAGGCTCTCGATCGTGCTCGAGGCGACGTTGGCGGCCGACAACTCTCCCGGGTGGGTAGCGAGACGGGGGAGGAGCGCGGCCTGCGCCGGGCGAAACGGCGTGGAGGCCAACGAGGTCATGATCACGAGGGCGTAAACCACCATCGGGGGACCGTCGAGGCGGATGACGACGGCGGCGATCGCCACCAGGACCATCCGGACGGCATCGGAAACGATGAGGACGCGGCGGCGATCGAACCGGTCGGCGAATGAGGAGGCGTAGGGCAGGACCAGCGCCACCAGGATGAGTCGGATGACGCCGAACACTCCCACCGCGGTGGCTCCGCCACGCTGGTAGATGTAGATGGAGAGGGCGACGGCGTACGCCCAGTCCCCGATGACCGAACCCCCGAGCGCGAGATTGAGCTTGCGGAGTCCCGGGTTGCGAAAGACCTCACGCAGCGATCGACCCGACTCGGCGAGCCGCTCCCGAAACACCCCCACCGGCACCCCTCTATGTCGCGTGACGGAGCGAAGCTAGCAAGGGGAGGAGCGAGGGCGAGGGACGAGGGGCGTACCAAGTACCAAGTACCAAGTACCAAGTCTGGCTAAGAGCTATGAGCTATGAGCTCGGATCGCCAGTCCGAGAGTGGATCTCACCCAGGGCTTCTTTGCGCTGCTCCAGGAACTCGATGATCGCCCCGGCCACGTCCACGCCGCTGGCGCGTTCGATGCCTTCGAGGCCGGGGGAGGCGTTGACCTCGATGATGAGCGGGCCTTCGTCGGACCTCAACAGGTCGACTCCGGCGACGTCCAGCCCAAGAGTGTGGCTGGCGGCGATGGACGAGTCCACTTCCTCTGCGGTGAGGTCGACGGGGTGGGCGGTGCCGCCCCGGTGCAGGTTTGCCCGGAACTCGCCCTCGGCGGCGACGCGCTCCATGGCGGCGACCACCCTGCCGCCGACCACGAAGACCCGGACGTCATTGCCCCTTGCCTCCTTGACGAACCGCTGGACCAGGATGTTGGCGTCGAGCAGCCTGAAGGCAGCGATCACGGACTCTGCCGCCTTGCGCGTCTCGGCAAGCACCACCCCTACACCCTGGGTTCCTTCGAGCAACTTGATGATGTAGGGGGGCTTGCCCACGATCTCGAGGAGACCTCCGATGTCGCGGATGCTGTGTGCGAAACTGGTCACCGGCAGGCCGAGTCCCGCCCTGGAGAGCAATTGGAGGGATCGCAGCTTGTCCCGGGCGCGGGCGATGGCCTGGGACTCGTTGGCGGTGGGGACGCGCATCATCTCGAACTGCCGTACTACCGCGGTGCCGTAGAAGGTGTAGGTGGCGCCGATGCGGGGCACGATGGCATCGAAGTGGAGTTCTTCGCCGGCGAAGAGCACCCGGGGCCGTTTCGAGGTGATGTTCATGTAGCAGCGCAGGTAGTCGACGACGGCCGCCTCGTGCCCGCGTTGGGTGGCGGCCTCCACGAGGCGCGCCGTCGAGTAGATCGTGCTGCGGCGACTCAGCACCCCGACGCGCATCAGGGCCGTCCCAGCAGGTAGGCGCCCCCGGGTCGACCACCGCCCGGTCAGCCAGGGCTTCACGACCCAACAGCATGCGGTAGGTCATCCGCGTTCGGCGAGCCAGGTTCACCTCGATGGGCCAGCGCCGTCCGGCGATCGCCAGGTGGGTCTTGATGACGATGCGTTCCTCCTCGCGACCGCCTCGACCCGGGTTGCGAACGGTCCGGATGTCCACGATCGGAGCCTCCGCCGATACGGTTCTACGCCGGTCGAAACGTATCTGAAACTGGACCCGGTCGGGGCCGTCGTTCTCGATGATGAGGACCTCGCGGACATCGATCGACGACGAGCGTGCTCCGGTGTCGATCTTCGCCTCGATGAGGGGGATCCCCAGGTCGGGGAGTCCCACCCACTCGCGCCATCCGACCGTCGGTCGCTCCATCGGGGAGAGAGTAATGAGTGGCGAGTAGCGAGTAGCGAGGGGCGAGTGGGTCAGTGGCCAGTGGCCAGCTCGACGCCCGACACGTCGGTCGTCGGTGGATGTCTGGCCGTGAGCTATGAGCTATGAGCCATGGCTAGATGGAGCCTGGAGGCTGCCGAGTAGGCTCCATCCATGGCCGGTAAGAAGAAGTGGTTCGGGCTCGCTGCGCTCGCCGCGGCGTTCGTCGCTCTCGTGACGCGCAAGAAGCGTTCCGACAAGGGCGGCGGCGGCGCCGTCTGAACCAGAGCATCAGCCGAATGGT
Above is a genomic segment from Acidimicrobiia bacterium containing:
- a CDS encoding PilT/PilU family type 4a pilus ATPase — protein: MMSFAPPSSMNELIAAATAAGASDLHIKAGRPPMVRIEGELSPIGDAAFTDERTEALLWSILPDRLHLEFKEHNEADFAFGTDEGERIRVNAFRQQGRVSIAVRILRRATMDFESLGLPSVIGNVIEERNGLILVTGPTGTGKSTTLAAMIDAINTRRAVNIITVEDPVEFLHTDKKAMIHQREVGMDTSGFAEAMRRVLRQDPDVILIGEMRDMETISAALKAAETGHLVLSTLHTIDAAETINRILDVFPGDHQRQVRLMLAGALRAIISQRLIPTVSGKRLPAVEVLINTDRVKERIADPALTHEIPDVIAEGGYYGMETFDQSILRMISSGAVSLDKGMRYASNPADLKIRAQQLGIIPT
- a CDS encoding histone deacetylase, whose translation is MAVLLYHHQSMMDHDTGHGHPERSARLDAVLRGARRVPGVVERQAPLADGSDLHLVHEAPYVDAIERFCADGGGQADPDTVASTGSWEAALRAAGSGVAAIAAIGAQEARDAFLAVRPPGHHALAARAMGFCFFNNAAVAAARLRRDGRRVAIVDWDVHHGNGTQDTFYADDGVLYLSLHQSPFYPGTGSVSEVGVGAAAGVTVNIPLPAGTDGAGYATAWSRIVDPVLDEFSPDWLIVSAGYDAHRNDPLAGMLLEAADYGWMASRLAQRDLPTLVFLEGGYDLTALEDSVEATLLGLGDTAFTPETGGALIPEAAIDRAAAAASVRWETVQGP
- a CDS encoding GNAT family N-acetyltransferase; translated protein: MIVGMRVEGSWPGPITLRKGWSKADSRPWNGVVPMAHLRPVRGGGAGFIVDCVEAIDEIAHSRVLSPPLPRAAQQIWHDASFEHHQDLALMRKSLDRIGAPDHLVIVGDEDDYEEALRVDAAAFNDFWQFDRQAFMEAISATPRSIFHVVRNESGGLCGYSVSGVGSSMAYLQRVAVDPVAQGNGIGRSLVRTAALWARRQGARVLMLNTPAGNAPATCLYESEGFVTLPEPLAVLVST
- a CDS encoding CCA tRNA nucleotidyltransferase; protein product: MFPPRLASLVDASGVPMQVARRFADRGIEVFLVGGSIRDALLGLPVVEFDFATPAPPDEVHEALTGWAGSVVTIGQEFGTIGCRVDGASVEVTTFRSERYRDDSRKPLVEFSDDLESDLSRRDFTVNALALRLLPEPDMVDPHGGLLDLGAGVLRTPLDPEISFGDDPLRMLRLFRFVSTIGFAPEGATLAAATAMVDRIEIVSAERVREEFDRLICGPNAEAALWGLVESGLAGHIVPEVAALGEEHDPLHRHKDVLAHTIAVVAKCPADDRIVRLAALFHDIGKPDTRVIEGRTVSFHHHEVVGARMTKARMRAMRYSNEDISDVSSLVYLHMRPHTFKMGWSDRAVRRYVRDAGDLLDSLNTLVRCDVTTANEKKVRQIQRGIDELETRIADLREREELESIRPPLDGNQVMAYLDLPPGPLVGKALDMLLEHRLDHGPFSEEEAYRLLDGWESGE
- a CDS encoding GMC family oxidoreductase N-terminal domain-containing protein is translated as MHPRATRSLAALAETLFPGSSVMPGSVGLRVVERYDGEILDWLPDPTARRDLIRFLRLLDTRLGVLFHGRLRPFADLDPAGREAAVRRMARSPIGQVRLAIKALKGTLGSLYMNPPPGHDGDWAPWQAIGYHPGQPVPVPTHDRLSVTGVEAEAVWTTDVVVVGSGAGGGTAAAVLAGAGLGVVLIEKGDYLDRADFPRREGDALRAMYLDAALGTTTDGGITLLAGATVGGGTVVNYSTAFPTPDRLRKQWDDEAGFHGVFTGDAFDRALEAVQRRVGVTWDESLPSRRDTLLESGLRARGWHVDRLPRNVRGCEPSECGNCSMGCRLGAKQSGLETWLRDAVASGATMVPGAEATRILVEGGRAVGVVVRSAAGSMIIRARAVILAAGALHTPALMVRSGITGAAVGRHLTLHPVTAVWGRYPEPVDQWTGILQARYSDEFADLDGEGYGFKFETTAVHQSFPPLLFGFESGASLMHDLARLRYWYPIGILLRDRGTGRMTIGRDGTARWRYRFDRTDLRHLGVAVEKAAAVHAAAGAEEVLSSTLQPVRWTPTSGGTESGFASQVAAAGLGANRTVYVSFHQMSSARMGSNPDESVVGLWNEAHAVPGLFVMDGSAFPTASGVNPALTIQAVAHRAATMLAERLA
- the rimK gene encoding 30S ribosomal protein S6--L-glutamate ligase yields the protein MRVGVLSRRSTIYSTARLVEAATQRGHEAAVVDYLRCYMNITSKRPRVLFAGEELHFDAIVPRIGATYTFYGTAVVRQFEMMRVPTANESQAIARARDKLRSLQLLSRAGLGLPVTSFAHSIRDIGGLLEIVGKPPYIIKLLEGTQGVGVVLAETRKAAESVIAAFRLLDANILVQRFVKEARGNDVRVFVVGGRVVAAMERVAAEGEFRANLHRGGTAHPVDLTAEEVDSSIAASHTLGLDVAGVDLLRSDEGPLIIEVNASPGLEGIERASGVDVAGAIIEFLEQRKEALGEIHSRTGDPSS
- a CDS encoding MFS transporter — protein: MGVFRERLAESGRSLREVFRNPGLRKLNLALGGSVIGDWAYAVALSIYIYQRGGATAVGVFGVIRLILVALVLPYASSFADRFDRRRVLIVSDAVRMVLVAIAAVVIRLDGPPMVVYALVIMTSLASTPFRPAQAALLPRLATHPGELSAANVASSTIESLGFFLGPAIAGLLLAVTDLSTVYLFNVLTFAWSLAMVIRLRVPDRVIDGTDGDEDQEPKDESVLAGCRLILSSRDLRILVGVYAAQTIVAGASLVFGVAIALDMLEIGESGVGLLDSVLGVGGLLGGFVALLLATRGRLAGDFGLGVILWSAPLLLIAIWPNLTAAIAAMVMIGLANSIVDVNAYTILQRLVPDEVMGRVFGAMESALIASMALGSLAMPLLMETVGLRAGLAIIGGFVTGVTILALAGLRRIDSVALAPEGLRLLSGVSFFTPLRHRVMETLARESETLTLADGTIVFRKGDQGDRFYVIESGSASVSIDGRPVHELGPGDFFGEIALLTDIPRTATVTATAPLTVRTIERDAFLTAVTGHGAALQTANAVATRYVKHV